In Bacteroidales bacterium, a genomic segment contains:
- a CDS encoding calcium/sodium antiporter: MLLDILWLLIGFIALIYGADKLVDGGSALAIRLNIPNIVIGLTIVAFGTSAPELVVNLISSFEGQSALAFGNVMGSNIFNILAILGLTAIIYPVGIKKNTIRIEIPLTFLAAILVLIMFMNQHWSDPPQYIITRWEGIILLIFFCGFMAYTIHLAKKGENEEIPIKHYSVLKSVLLIVLGLAGLIIGGQLLVRGAVNIAESLGVSQRIIAITIVSVGTSLPELATSIVAARKKNVDMAVGNVVGSNLFNTFLVLGASATVMPVRVTWESITDVTVNILASLLLFMFIFFSKKQQLGRWSGSLLLLVYVAYIIFLILRR, encoded by the coding sequence ATGCTTTTAGATATTCTTTGGCTACTTATAGGCTTTATCGCATTGATTTACGGAGCAGATAAACTGGTGGACGGAGGATCTGCCCTGGCCATCCGGCTGAACATCCCGAACATTGTGATCGGATTAACCATTGTGGCTTTTGGCACTTCTGCGCCTGAATTGGTGGTCAACCTGATCTCCTCTTTTGAAGGACAATCCGCACTGGCCTTCGGAAATGTGATGGGGAGTAATATCTTCAATATCCTTGCTATCCTTGGATTAACAGCCATTATCTATCCTGTCGGTATTAAGAAAAATACCATCCGGATAGAAATTCCCCTGACTTTCCTTGCAGCCATTCTAGTGCTGATCATGTTCATGAATCAACATTGGTCCGATCCGCCCCAGTATATTATTACACGTTGGGAAGGGATCATTCTTCTGATCTTTTTTTGCGGCTTTATGGCTTATACTATTCATCTGGCAAAAAAGGGAGAAAATGAGGAGATCCCTATCAAACACTATTCTGTATTAAAATCCGTATTGCTGATCGTTTTAGGTTTAGCCGGACTGATCATCGGCGGACAACTATTGGTCAGGGGAGCCGTGAATATTGCCGAATCGTTGGGTGTTTCCCAGCGCATCATTGCCATTACTATTGTTTCTGTAGGAACTTCGCTCCCGGAGTTAGCCACTTCCATTGTAGCAGCCCGTAAAAAAAATGTAGACATGGCAGTGGGAAATGTTGTCGGTTCAAATTTATTCAACACATTCCTGGTATTAGGCGCTTCTGCAACAGTAATGCCTGTACGCGTGACCTGGGAAAGCATTACAGATGTAACGGTTAACATACTGGCCTCTTTATTGCTCTTTATGTTCATTTTCTTCAGCAAAAAACAACAATTGGGAAGATGGAGCGGATCCTTGCTACTTCTGGTCTATGTGGCTTATATCATATTTTTGATCCTCAGAAGATAA
- a CDS encoding MATE family efflux transporter produces MLDFTKGTPWRLLLKFAVPMLIGNILMQLYNVADIYIVGNFLGTKALAAVGASSPVIFALVSFIIGIATGCTIIIAQYFGAKNIKKVKRAIDTVIIFVLIAAFLITIIGLLLSEPLLRMVNTPDDVLTEAHIFFQINVIGIIPLFGINILSSILRGLGDSKTPLYYMIVSSVLNVLLVLLFVPVLEWGIAGAGWATVLAQLITAIAMIAWLNRKHSIIRIRFRPRNFDLDIFRNSIRIGLPNGVQQALVAVGMMALLRIVNIFDSDVLAAYSIAGRIDSLASAPAMTFSMAIAAFVGQNVGARKFHRVSHGLRAALGISTVISLVISILIVVFRYTIMQWFATGAEINVIEIGSRYLLIVGTFYAVFSMMFVFNGVMRGAGDTVVSMFITLLSLWLVRIPVATVLSRYMGPDGIWWAIPIGWVIGAIAAFLYYRTGRWKSKGVIKPNDPVLDAPLDIPGPVSN; encoded by the coding sequence ATGCTGGATTTCACAAAAGGTACGCCCTGGAGGTTATTGCTCAAATTTGCTGTTCCGATGCTGATCGGCAATATACTGATGCAGTTGTATAATGTAGCGGATATTTATATTGTCGGAAATTTTCTGGGGACAAAAGCTTTGGCTGCAGTTGGTGCATCCAGCCCTGTGATATTTGCCCTTGTTTCCTTTATTATCGGTATTGCTACCGGATGTACGATTATTATTGCCCAGTATTTTGGTGCGAAGAACATTAAAAAAGTAAAACGGGCCATTGATACGGTCATTATTTTTGTATTGATTGCCGCCTTCCTGATCACGATCATCGGATTATTATTAAGTGAGCCATTGCTTCGTATGGTAAACACACCCGATGATGTATTGACCGAGGCGCACATCTTTTTCCAGATCAATGTTATAGGCATAATCCCCTTATTCGGCATCAATATCTTAAGTTCCATCCTGCGTGGATTGGGTGATTCGAAGACCCCGCTTTATTACATGATTGTTTCGTCCGTACTGAATGTATTGCTCGTGCTGTTATTTGTTCCGGTATTGGAATGGGGAATTGCAGGAGCAGGATGGGCTACTGTGCTTGCCCAGTTAATCACGGCCATTGCTATGATTGCCTGGCTCAACCGGAAACATTCCATTATTCGTATCCGATTCCGTCCCCGTAATTTTGACCTTGATATTTTCAGGAACAGCATCCGTATCGGATTGCCTAATGGTGTTCAGCAGGCACTGGTAGCTGTCGGTATGATGGCTTTGTTACGGATTGTCAATATTTTTGACAGTGATGTTTTGGCAGCATATTCTATTGCCGGCCGTATCGATTCGCTGGCTTCCGCACCGGCTATGACTTTTTCCATGGCAATCGCCGCTTTTGTCGGACAGAATGTCGGTGCCCGTAAATTTCATCGTGTTTCTCATGGTCTACGCGCTGCTTTAGGAATTTCCACAGTTATTTCCCTGGTGATTTCTATCCTGATTGTAGTTTTCAGGTATACGATCATGCAATGGTTTGCAACCGGTGCTGAAATCAATGTAATAGAAATAGGTAGCCGTTACCTGTTGATCGTTGGCACATTTTATGCAGTATTTTCCATGATGTTCGTTTTCAACGGAGTAATGCGTGGTGCCGGCGATACAGTGGTATCTATGTTCATCACCCTGCTTTCGCTTTGGCTGGTACGTATCCCTGTAGCTACCGTTCTCTCCCGCTATATGGGTCCGGACGGCATTTGGTGGGCTATTCCTATTGGATGGGTAATCGGGGCAATAGCGGCTTTTTTATATTACCGGACCGGAAGATGGAAAAGCAAAGGTGTCATTAAGCCGAATGATCCTGTCTTAGACGCTCCGTTGGATATTCCCGGTCCGGTAAGCAATTGA
- a CDS encoding DUF1460 domain-containing protein, which yields MMQKTIFFLLIGVLDFYSGIAQTLYQEEDTSVFNSFLEYTRSGDNDIIRTAGFFLDIPYVEGTLEGDSVERLRVNLREMDCFTFMETVIALQLMLQNKDHSFTHFCSILQQVRYRDGIVDGYLSRLHYTSEWLYNNQQKGIVSLPQLSRSEKFKPELSFMSSHCRLYPALKAHPEWCAGIRNIEKNVNQYTLYYIPKEQVRASGEEIQHGDIIAITTHINGLDVSHVGFAFRKKETIHLLHASSEMKKILVSTESLHDYLAKRKNHSGIIVARLTASGQNHLAW from the coding sequence ATGATGCAAAAAACAATATTTTTTCTTTTAATAGGAGTGTTGGATTTTTATTCCGGTATTGCCCAGACGTTATATCAGGAGGAAGACACGTCAGTTTTTAACAGTTTTCTGGAATATACCCGGTCCGGGGATAATGATATTATCCGTACTGCAGGATTCTTCCTTGATATTCCTTATGTCGAGGGAACCCTGGAGGGAGATTCTGTTGAACGATTGAGGGTGAACCTGAGGGAAATGGATTGTTTTACATTTATGGAGACTGTTATTGCCCTGCAATTAATGCTACAAAATAAGGATCATTCTTTTACGCATTTCTGTTCTATCCTTCAACAGGTACGCTACCGCGATGGTATAGTTGACGGTTATTTGTCCCGGCTGCATTACACCAGTGAATGGTTGTATAATAACCAACAAAAGGGGATCGTTTCATTGCCGCAACTCTCACGTTCAGAAAAATTTAAGCCTGAACTTTCTTTCATGTCTTCCCACTGTAGATTATATCCTGCTTTAAAAGCACACCCTGAATGGTGTGCAGGCATCAGAAATATTGAGAAGAACGTGAATCAGTATACGCTTTATTATATTCCTAAGGAACAGGTAAGGGCTTCGGGAGAAGAAATACAACATGGTGATATCATTGCCATTACCACACATATCAATGGTCTGGATGTCTCCCATGTAGGTTTTGCTTTCCGCAAAAAAGAAACCATACATTTACTGCATGCTTCTTCTGAAATGAAAAAAATATTGGTCTCTACCGAAAGCCTGCACGATTACCTTGCTAAACGTAAGAATCATTCCGGCATAATTGTGGCAAGGCTCACAGCATCCGGTCAGAACCATTTAGCATGGTAG
- a CDS encoding M48 family metallopeptidase, with protein MPFFNKSTSQTIHFPQIGEVLFVFSPKSRSIRISLRPFGGIKVSVPRRVPVKQAINFVEQKADWILKAKEKIEQQERKSTIFTPDTVFYTSQLQLQLLPWKSEKFRVHATKHHLQIFYPQEIDLSSDKSQEIIKKYITERIRKEAKEFLPERTEQLARKCGFSYNSVTVKNVSSRWGSCSASNHINLNIHLMRLPLHLRDYVIVHELAHTIHKNHGVNFWKCLDNHTEGKAKQLAAEMRHYHAKWF; from the coding sequence ATGCCTTTCTTTAATAAGTCAACCAGTCAAACCATACATTTTCCACAAATAGGCGAAGTGCTATTTGTATTCAGTCCGAAATCACGGAGTATCCGTATTTCATTAAGACCATTCGGTGGTATTAAAGTTTCCGTCCCCCGGCGTGTCCCGGTAAAACAAGCCATCAACTTCGTAGAACAAAAAGCTGATTGGATACTCAAAGCAAAAGAAAAAATAGAACAACAGGAAAGAAAATCCACTATTTTCACACCAGATACAGTTTTCTACACATCACAGTTACAACTTCAGTTATTGCCCTGGAAGTCTGAAAAATTCAGGGTACATGCTACCAAACATCACTTGCAGATATTTTATCCGCAGGAGATAGATCTATCCTCCGACAAGTCTCAGGAAATCATCAAAAAATACATTACCGAAAGGATCAGAAAAGAAGCGAAAGAATTCTTACCGGAACGGACGGAGCAACTGGCCCGGAAATGCGGATTTTCATATAATAGTGTGACTGTAAAGAATGTTAGCTCCCGTTGGGGAAGTTGTTCGGCTTCCAACCATATCAACCTGAATATCCATCTGATGCGTTTACCCCTTCATTTAAGGGATTATGTAATAGTACATGAATTGGCGCACACCATCCATAAAAACCATGGGGTCAACTTCTGGAAATGCCTGGATAACCATACGGAAGGAAAAGCAAAACAACTGGCCGCAGAAATGCGGCACTACCATGCTAAATGGTTCTGA